In Blautia sp. SC05B48, a single genomic region encodes these proteins:
- a CDS encoding MarR family winged helix-turn-helix transcriptional regulator translates to MQDSFHYLAMVNQMMIQKKLMEQLKTTGLTLGQPKVLDYLKDHDGASQKEIAAGCLIEAGSLTSILNRMEEKGLIERKMLNGNRRTFHIFMTESGKKNQKLVEAAFEKIEETAFSGISEEEQKRFMQTFEKIYKNLNAK, encoded by the coding sequence ATGCAGGATTCATTTCACTATCTGGCCATGGTAAATCAGATGATGATCCAGAAAAAGCTCATGGAGCAGCTGAAAACCACAGGTCTTACGCTGGGACAGCCGAAAGTTCTGGATTATCTGAAGGATCATGACGGTGCCAGCCAGAAGGAAATTGCGGCAGGATGCCTGATCGAAGCAGGATCACTGACCTCCATACTGAACCGTATGGAGGAGAAAGGCCTGATCGAGAGAAAAATGCTCAACGGAAACCGTCGGACTTTTCATATTTTTATGACAGAATCCGGTAAGAAAAATCAGAAGCTTGTGGAAGCTGCTTTTGAAAAAATAGAAGAAACAGCATTTTCCGGTATTTCAGAAGAAGAACAGAAAAGATTTATGCAGACATTTGAAAAGATTTATAAAAATCTTAATGCTAAATAA
- a CDS encoding cytidylate kinase family protein, whose protein sequence is MDKLKRYLIFLVGLFVNSLGVSLITKANLGTSPISSIPYVLSLNFPFTLGNFTIFFSIFLIVLQLIILRKNFKLEHILQIPVSIVFGYFIDLTMLLFYWVNPEMYVMKIVYLLIGCLILGFGVYMEVLADVVMLPGESFVRAIVLTWKTNFGTTKICFDVSMAVIAAVLSFVFAGRLDGVREGTVIAALLVGFIARLFGKKFAFVKTMLFPETVQEEQQREQVAQTQHGIQVKNVIAIGRQFGSGGHDIGKALAEKLGYDFYDAEIIQMAAGTTGYTPEFIKKNEEIMTNSLLYDLVNQMYLNSNSQDEAPKDKIFAAESKVVRELAEKGNCVIVGRCADYVLRNSENCLKVFFSAPLESRIKRVSKRQNISEKEAKTVVQKNEKLRADNYRYYTRRMWGAAGNFDLSLNTDLGEDYIETCIRGAMKL, encoded by the coding sequence ATGGACAAACTGAAACGATATCTGATTTTTCTGGTAGGACTGTTTGTGAACTCGCTGGGAGTCAGTCTTATCACCAAGGCGAACCTGGGAACGTCGCCAATCTCATCGATCCCGTATGTATTAAGCCTTAACTTCCCGTTTACGCTCGGAAACTTTACCATCTTTTTCAGCATTTTTCTGATCGTACTGCAGCTGATAATCCTGAGAAAGAATTTTAAACTGGAGCATATTTTACAGATTCCGGTATCCATTGTATTCGGATATTTTATCGATCTTACCATGCTTCTTTTTTACTGGGTAAACCCGGAGATGTATGTGATGAAGATCGTTTATCTTCTCATCGGATGCCTGATCCTCGGTTTTGGTGTGTACATGGAGGTTCTGGCCGATGTAGTTATGCTTCCGGGAGAATCTTTTGTCCGCGCGATCGTCCTTACCTGGAAAACAAATTTCGGAACTACCAAGATCTGCTTTGATGTTTCCATGGCTGTGATCGCCGCAGTACTGTCATTTGTTTTTGCAGGCAGACTGGACGGTGTGCGTGAAGGTACTGTAATTGCCGCACTGCTGGTTGGATTTATCGCGAGACTTTTCGGAAAGAAGTTTGCTTTTGTAAAAACAATGCTGTTTCCGGAGACTGTTCAGGAAGAACAGCAGAGAGAACAGGTGGCTCAGACACAGCATGGCATTCAGGTAAAAAATGTCATCGCTATAGGAAGACAGTTTGGAAGTGGCGGCCACGATATCGGCAAGGCACTTGCAGAGAAGCTTGGCTATGATTTCTATGATGCAGAGATCATTCAGATGGCAGCAGGAACAACAGGCTATACACCGGAATTTATTAAAAAGAATGAGGAGATCATGACAAACAGCCTCCTCTATGATCTTGTCAATCAGATGTATTTAAACAGTAATTCTCAGGATGAGGCACCGAAGGATAAGATTTTTGCGGCGGAGTCAAAGGTAGTACGTGAGCTTGCAGAAAAAGGAAACTGCGTGATCGTGGGCCGGTGTGCAGATTATGTTCTTCGAAATTCAGAAAACTGTCTGAAGGTATTCTTCTCAGCACCTCTTGAGAGCAGAATCAAAAGAGTTTCCAAAAGACAGAATATCTCTGAAAAAGAGGCAAAGACAGTCGTACAGAAAAATGAAAAGCTCCGTGCAGACAACTACCGTTATTACACAAGAAGAATGTGGGGAGCAGCAGGCAATTTTGATCTCAGCTTGAACACTGATCTTGGCGAAGATTATATCGAAACCTGTATCCGCGGAGCGATGAAACTGTAA
- a CDS encoding ECF transporter S component — protein MNTQNNTVVKLAETALLAALCYVSFTFLQIKIPVPGGDATSIHIGNAFCVLAALLLGGVYGGLAGAIGMGIADVMDPVYITGAPKTFILKFCIGLIVGLVAHKIAKINESTDKKYVFKWSVIASIAGLAFNVIADPIVGYFYKQYILGQPQKLAEALAKMSAAATFVNAVVSVILVAIIYNAVRPVLIKSHLLTVTKKKEQTA, from the coding sequence ATGAACACACAGAACAACACAGTAGTCAAGCTTGCAGAAACTGCATTACTTGCAGCGTTATGCTACGTATCCTTTACATTTTTGCAGATCAAGATCCCAGTGCCGGGTGGAGATGCAACATCGATCCATATCGGAAATGCTTTCTGCGTGCTGGCGGCATTACTTCTTGGCGGCGTATATGGAGGACTTGCAGGTGCGATCGGAATGGGAATCGCGGATGTGATGGATCCGGTTTATATTACAGGTGCGCCGAAAACTTTTATCCTTAAATTCTGTATCGGTCTGATCGTAGGTCTTGTGGCACATAAGATCGCGAAGATCAATGAGAGCACAGATAAGAAATATGTTTTTAAATGGAGTGTGATCGCATCCATCGCAGGACTTGCATTTAATGTAATCGCTGATCCGATCGTGGGATATTTTTACAAGCAGTATATTTTAGGGCAGCCACAGAAGCTTGCAGAGGCACTGGCAAAAATGAGCGCGGCGGCAACCTTTGTCAATGCGGTTGTATCAGTGATCCTGGTAGCAATCATCTATAATGCGGTTCGTCCGGTACTGATCAAGAGTCATCTGCTCACAGTTACTAAGAAAAAAGAACAGACAGCATAA